The Rhodothermus marinus DSM 4252 DNA segment TGCAACAGCACCCGCGCCGGCATGAACGGGATCTCTTCGGCGGCCGGCGCCTTCGGATTGTAGCGAGCCAGCCGCTCCACGTCCTCCTGCGTCACCAGATAGCCGTCGCAGGTGCGCAGCAGTCCTTCCAGCAGGACCTTGATCGAGAACGGCAGGCGATCCAGTCCCGAAAAGCCCAGTTTTTCCAGCCGATCGAGCCGGTAGATGTAGGCAGTGCCGTGTCCGGTGTCGAACGTGTCGCGCGTGCCGAGCAGATCGCGGGGTTTTTCCGAAGCCTGACTCATGTGACCCTCGCCAATTGATTCCGTTGCCTGTTACAGTTATGACCGGCCTTCGCCACCACTCCACCCACGCCGGTCTGAAGGGAGAAAATGTACGGTGGAGGCCAGCTTTTTGTTTTCAGAAAGCCGAAACGTCACCGGGCAAGGCCGTGAAAAACCTGTAAACGAACGCATTAAAGCCGGCAAATCCGGACGGTAGTTTGCCAGCTTATGGAACAGCAAGACAGAAACGCTCGTTGATTGGACCGCTTGCGCACGCAGGCAACGTGGGGACATAGCTCAGTTGGTAGAGCGCTGCGATCGCACCGCAGAGGTCAGGGGTTCGAATCCCCTTGTCTCCACAACAGTTGTGTCGCAAGTCTTTGATTTGCAGCGTTTTATAGAGAGGCTAAAAAGACCTCTCTCAAGCTTTCCGCAAGAAAAGCCGGTAGGTTCACCCGCCTACCGGCTTTTCGAATTTTTGGCAGGGGTACCCCCAATTTTCGACATCGCGTGCCTCGAGCCGCCGCGCCGGTCTCCAGGCGGACGGTGGTGGAAGTGCTCACGCCCCTATGGTCGATTTGCCACCGCCACGGTCGGCAGCGGGCGGCCGATCATCAGGCCGGCCGTCGCAGAGCACCTTCCAGAGCTCTTCGCTGATCCGGTCGGCCTCGGCGGCTGCGGCCGGTCTGATGACCGGCCGTGCGCATCTTCACGCGCGCACCACCTCGATCTTCACGGCCGACGGCATTTCGGCCTTGTGCTCGAGCGCGATCGATTGCCGCTGGCTCCAGCCGTAGCGTGCGCCGAGCGACCGCAACACGAAACGCGCAGCCTCGAAGTCGCCTTTGCGGAGCGCCTCGAAAACGACCTGCTCGGCCATGAGCACGGCTAAGCGGCGGAAGGTCTCCAGCTCCTCTTGCAGCCTTCGGTCGCGCAACAGGTGGTAGTAGACCGTCCGCCGGTCGACGCCGAGCCTCCTGGCCGCAAGGCTTACGATGCCGCCAGCAGCCTCGAGCGCCTCGCGGAGCGCGCGCTTCGTAATCCGTTTGGGACCGCGTTTCGCCATCGTCTTCCACACCTTACGTGAAAATACGGCCGTGCGGCGCGAAAGCTCCGGCCTTAGCCTCCGGCGGATCACCGAGATTCTGGGCGTGAGCGAGTTTACAGTACACCGCGAGCTTTCAGGTGTTAGATTTATAACACCTGAAAATACACCAGAGGCTACCGGCGCCGACGGCAAGACGTATCCGGCACGCCAGCGCACGGCCGGTCTGGTGGCCGGCCGAAGCCGAACGCCAGGAGCTGGCCGAGCGCGCGCAGGCGCTTCGGAGCGAAGGTGCTACGTTTCCGGAGATCGCCGAGCCGCTGGCGCAGCGCGGCCTGTGCAGTTTGGCTTCAGAGGCACCGAACGGCTTGTGGCCTCGCGCTCGCGACGCGGCCGCCTTCGTTGCCGCTGCGTCGCCGGCGGGCGTGGCCTTGATCTTCAGCTTGCCGCTCATTTCAGCGCGCGCGGACTGATTGAAACGTCCTCGTATGGCAAGGCGCCCTCAGGCCGTACCACGACGCGCCAGCCCCAGTCTGGCGGCCCCAGGCCGTAGCAGCTATGCCGCAAGACTTCCTGGACAATGCCGGTGCGGCCGTCGGGAAGGCGTACGCGGTCGCCCGGCCGTGGAAGCCGGAGTAGCAGCCGAAGGTAGGCCCGCACCTGGCGTTCGGCCTCAGGTTCGAGGCCTTCCAGGCGAAGCCGCAGGCGGCCACGTGCCGCGGCTATAGGGTCAGAAAGGCGCTTCGTCTTCATCGTCTTCGAAGGGGTCCCACCAGCCATCACCATCACCCTCCTTTGTCTCCATACGGTCGGCCACGCCGGCGCCAGCACCATCCCAAAAAATTTCGAAAAGGTTGTCCGCCTCGTCCGCCGTTGTCCGCCCCTTCGAAAATGGCCTATTTTGGCCGATTTCAGGCGATCGGTGGCGGACAACAGGCGGACAACTGTTGAAAAGGTCGTCCGCCACTTGTCCGCCTGCCGGAGCTGCAGAATCGGCCAGATTTTGCTGTTTTGAGCCATTTTTACCGTTGGCGGACAAGGCGGACAAGGCGGACGTTTGATTCGCAACTTTTTGGATTCGGATAAGTCGCGTCCTGGCCTTGCCTGCTCTCACGCGCTCCAGCTTCACCCCTACTTGCAACATCACCGGCTCAAGACGTGCCAGCGTCGAGCCGACGCTTTGCGCCGTCTTTGGCCATCCCCGCGGCGGACGTTCATGCTGGCCGCGCTGCAGCATGGCCTCCAGAAGCTCCGAGGCCATGCCCTCCCAGGTCTCGACGGCCTCGGCAAACGACAGCAGGGCCTCGGCGAAGCTGTCCTCAAGCAGCGAGGCCGCCAGCTCGGCCTGACCGGCGCCGCACGCCTCAAGGAATTCCTCCTCGGTGAAAGGCAGTGCCTCCGCCGCCGCCAGAACGAAGGCGGCGAAGTCGGCCATTCGGGGTAACTGCTTTGCTTCTACCTCGCCCTTGCGCCGAAGGCCGGTGCTGACGGCATCGAGCAGCAGGCCCAGCAGGCCAGGCGCCGCCTCGCGGAAGGCCGCCTCCACCTCCTCGGCCGTGCGGCGGCGCTCCGGCGGCATCAGCGCCAGGCGCACCGGCAGCGTTCGATCGGCCAGGTCCGCCTGGCGCACGAAATCTGGAATGCCGTTGGCCACGATCGGCCGCACGGCTTCGAAAACGACCTCGTCGCTATCGGTGTAGAGGCGGCGCGTCCGAAAGCCGCTCCCCGTCGCCAGCCGGCACAGGCCATCGGAAAGCCAGACCGGCAGGCTGGAGACGTTGTCCAATACCACCACGTAGGCATTTTGTGCGTAGATGGCCAGGTCGCGCAGCTCGCGCGGCGCGGCATTCAGCGGCGCCTGGCGCGGATCGATCAGAGACGCCAACAGGCGGCAGGCCGTCGATTTTCCGCTTCCCTGGGGCCCGGTAAGCACCAGAACGGGATAGGCCGGTAACACAGCGAGCGTGCCGACAAGCCAGGCGGTAGCCAGGATGAAACCGGCGCGGTCGGTGTTCAGCAGCTCGCGAAGTACATTCCAGTCGCCTCCACGCACCGGTTCCGGTAGCGGTCTGGTGCCCGGCGGCCGCTCGAAGCGGACCGGAAGTTCGGCAATCGGCCGAAGGCGCCAGCCCTCGGCGTCGATCTCGGCGGCCCGAGCCGTTTCATCGCCTAAATCGAGATAAATGCGATCGCCCTCGCGGGCCACGCGCACGGAAACCGGATGGCACGGACCGTCGAAGCGTGCGACGGCCTCCAGCGTAGGCAGTGCTTCGGAAATCGCGCTGCTGGAGGCGCCCTTCCCCTCGCGCGCGTAGAACGCCCGGGCCAGTAGCGACCGCCCCTGAGCCGAGGCAAGCCGGTAGCAGAGGCCGTCCGACGCGCGCAGGTAGGTCGTGCCTTCAGGCGCATGGAATAATTCGAAGTCGGCGCGCGCATACTCGATCAAGCGGTCGATCGCGGAGCGCCGCTCTTGTTTTTTCTCTTTTCCGGTCTCCGTCTCGGCCCGGGCCGCCTCCTCCAGGCGCGCACGCTCGGCCTCGACGGCCTGGCCGAGCAGGGCCTGACGAAAGGCCGCGTCCGCCACCTCGACAATGTGTTCGTCGATAGCCCGGGCGCCGACGAAGTGGCCAGCGAGGACCTTCGCCGTGCAAGGCCGCTCGGCTATGCAGCGCAGCCGGACCGGGCCGAGCGCGGGTGCATGTACGAGGAGCGTCTGACGTTCACAGGCGGGGCAGCGGCTCAGGCGGCCGCCTGGAACGTCCACGGGGGGAAAGCCGTTGTTTCCCATGGCAATTCGTCAGGTTTTGGCCGCCAGCCGCCGAGCAGCGCCCAGCAGCCGGCGGCTTGTTTTTTATCGCTGGAGCGTGTCGGCGGCCTTTTGCTCAAGCCAGGCTTCCAGATCAGAGAGGCGAAAGCGCACGGCCCGCCCCAGATACACGGCCCGGAGTTCTCCGCGCTTTCGGGCTTTCCAGAGGAGCGAACGAGAGACGTTCAGCAGGCGACAGGCCTCTTTGACGGTAAGCAGGCGGAGATCACTACGTGCTTCCATAATTTCTGCGTGTTTGGCCGTTGTTCAGTGTTTTCCGGCCACACGCACAGGGGCGATGTGTAGTTTGCGTACTTCAGAAAAAGTACACAGAGTACACGCCCGAGCTCTCAGGAAAGGTTGCTCTTAAAATGATCGAGTGCCTGTTTCAGGCTTTCCAGTCGATAGGTGCGCGCATTTTGAACGCCGGCCTCCTTTAGCACTTTATTCAGTCGTTTTCGTACTCCTTCAGGGGTTATAAGGTCGCCTTCCTTTGTGAGCTGCTCAGAAAGGCGTTTATAAAGTGGTCGATTTTTAATGGTAGGCTCTTTTTGTTTGATTTCAATTGCCATCTCCAACGTTCGAATGTAAGCCTCACGCACCGGATCAGACCTCTGTGTCGCCAGCCAGGCGTGCGCACCCCATACCACCTGACGCATCTCCTCCTCGATTTCCCACCAGTAGCGCAGGCATATGGCCGCTTGCCTGGCTTGAAAAAGCGCCTCGCGCACGACGCGATGATCGGGAAGAACCGGCAGGTGCTCTTCTTCCAGATTGAGCTGAATTGACAACAGCTCGTTTTCTCCGCTCTGCAGATTCTTATTAAGCTCGCTACCCGGCACCAGCTCTTTTCCGTTGAAGTGCATGCTCCGCAATGAGATAAGCGGCCTTAGTTCGGCGGCCGTAAGCATTTCAATCTGCTCTCGGGGCGGCCAGTTCGGTTCCTTCAAATCGAACGTGCGAAGCACGTGGTAGTGCAGTTTGCAGTAGGCCAGCCGCCGGAGACCGGCGGCCAGTGCCTGCCTTACGCGCTGGCTCAAAAGCTCCAGCGAGGCGAGCCCGCACCGGCGCTGCTCGTCGATCGTCTTGCGAAACGTCTTTTCCGGATATTTCAGCGGGAAACTGATCTCCAGACTTGCCGGGAACCCCTGGAAAAGCTCGGCCAGATCGAGCCGGTCGTGGCGAAACCCTACGCCGACTTCTTGCAGGCCGCTTCGTTCGTCTGGCATATCGAGCGAAAGGCCCCAGGCGGCGGCATACGTGTAATGAACCGGCTGGCCCTTTGCGTCGAACCCTATGATCGTTGTGCGAATGTATCGCGCGACGTTGTCAGCGCTCAGCAGGTCAGCCCAGCGAAAGAAGAACGTGTCCATTGTTCAAAGCCCTCGAAAAGCCTTCTCCAGCGCCCGGCGGCGGGACTCGTCCCAGGCGCCCAGGTACTTCTGCAGCGTGTCCAGGTCGGCATGCGTCAGACCCACCAGCGGCGCCGTGCCCGAAGTGTGGGCCACCAGGCTGACGAATGTCCGCCGTCCGGCGTGCAGGCTCAACACCTGGCATTTGGGCACTTCGCGCCCGTCGCCCAGCCGCACCGGCGCCACAATCCCGGCGCGTTCGGCAATCTCCTTGACATAGATGTTCACCTTCTGCTCGGAAAGCTTCGGAACGGGCGTCGGCGCGCCGGCCTCCAGCCGTCGCCGGAGAATGCGTCGGGCAGGCTCCACCAGCGGCACGCGGCGGAAGATGCCGGTCTTCTGCTCCCTGAGGTGCCACACCCCGGCCTCCATGTCGATCGTGTCCCAGGCCTCGGGTCGCATGCCAGCCTTCAGGTCCGAGGCGCGAAGGCCCGTGAAGCAGGCCAGCAGGAAGATCGTGCGGGCGCGCTCGTAGCCCTCCGGAAGGCCGGAAAGATCGACTTCCTGGAAGGCGCGCAATTCCTCAGGCGTCAGAAAGATGATCTCGCGCTTTGCTTCGGGGAGGGGAAGCGGCTTCGGGGCCTTTTCGAGGAGGCCGCGTTCCTCAAGCCATAGGAAGAAGGTCCGGACGTACTTGGCCAGGCGGTTGGCCGTAGCAGCCGACTGGCCCCGCTCGGTTGTCAGAAAGGCCTGAAACCGCTCCAGAAAGGCGCGATCGACGCGCTCGATGGTCAGGTCTTCGGCGAAGGCTTCCAGATACTTGCGCACGCGCGCAAGCACCTGAAGCGAAGAAGACTTGAGCACGAGCCGCTTGACGGCCAGCCATTCGTCGAAGAGCGGAAGCAGGCGGTGCTCCTGAGGCACGAGGCCCAGATCGGCTTTCAACCGGTCGCGCACGGCCTCCAGCGACTGGCCGGTGAGCAGCAGCGCCTCGGCCCGGGCCACGATGGCTTCCAGGCGTGCGTTGATCTCGGCGGCCGCCGGTGCCGAAGGCCGCAGGCGCTGGCGGCGCCGGTTCCAGTCGGCAGGGCGCACGCGCACGGGAAGGCTCAGCCAGCACTGGCGACGTGCGCGAAGGAGGGCCAGTCGGAGCGGCGCGCGGCCGTCAGGCCCTGGACGGTCGAGATAGATTCGAACTCCCATGTGCGCAAGTTTTCCGCAAGAAACCTGGCAACTTTCACGCACAACCGGCGACATTGGTTCACAAAAACCCCTCCAGAATGGCAAATTTTTGGCGTTTGTTGTTGCCGGTCGTTGTCAAAGGTTTTAGAGATTTAGACCCCTTGTCTCCACAACCTGACTTTAAACAGCCAACCGCAACTGACGGTTGGCTGTTTTATTTTGGGCAATTCTCTGGCCACCGAGCGCGGCAGATACATTCAAGCCCGCTCTGAGAGCCAGCATAGCTTCTAGAACTTATCCGAAAAACAAGGGAAGATCTGGTAAGCCGGCGCTTTGCGCTGCGTGTCGAAGCACGGGTTTGTAGTAAGCCACGAAGGCGCCAGCCGAAGTGGTGTCACCCGAGACGACACTTCGCTGCGCTCCATGCCTGACTACGAGCGCGTTGGTCGTGCTTCAAACGGCCGGCTATAAATCTCGTCGAAACGCTATAAACAAACCGAAATTGCGAACTTCTTCGACACTATTTTTCGGATGACTTCTAATCACCGTACCCATGGCGCTTCATCCAGGCGCAGCAGGGCGTGGAGCAGGACGTTGGCGCCGTTGGCAATGTCTTCAGGCCGGGAATATTCCTTCGGGGAATGGCTGATGCCGTCGACGCTGGGGATGAAAATCATGCCGGTGGGGCCGAGTTGCGCCATGTCCTGGGCATCGTGTCCCGCTCCGCTGGGCATGCGCTTCGTGGATAGTCCCAGATCCTGCGCGGCCGCTTCGATCACATCGCGTACACGGGGATCCGTCGGTGCCGGTTTATTGACGTTGATGGGCTCGAAGCGGACCGCTACCCCGCTCTCCTGCGCAATGGCCCGGGCCTCTTCTTCGATGGCGGCATACAGACGCTGGATCTTCGCATCGTCCAGATCACGCAACTCCAGACTGCAGACTACCCGACCCGGGATTACATTGGGTGCCCCGGGATATGCTTCGATCTGGCCGACGGTGCCGACCTGACGGCCCGGCTCCGAAGTGACAATGCGATTTACGGCCTGAATAAAACGAGCTGCTGCCAGCAGGGCATCTCGGCGGCGATCCATCGGCGTCGTGCCGGCATGATTGGCCGTGCCTTCCCAGGTAACGCGCCACCAGCGAATGCCTACGATCCCCTCCACCACGCCGATGTCGATCTGTTCCTCGTAAAGCACCGGTCCCTGTTCGATGTGCAGTTCCAGATAAGCGGCAATGTCGCCGGGTTTTCGAATCACTTCGTCGAGCCGATCCGGATCGCCGCCGAGGAAGCGAATCCCCTCCCGGATGGTCTTACCGCTGTGACTGACGTGGTCCAGCTCTTCCGGAGGAAGCTTTCCAATCCACGCCCGACTCCCGATCAACCCGCCCTCCTCGTTCTGGAAGATCACCACCTCCAGCGGGTGTCGGAGCACGATCCCCTGCTCGTGCAGCGTCTGGGCCACTTCAATGGCGCCCAGGGAGCCTACCGTGCCGTCGTAGTTG contains these protein-coding regions:
- a CDS encoding ATPase AAA; the encoded protein is MGNNGFPPVDVPGGRLSRCPACERQTLLVHAPALGPVRLRCIAERPCTAKVLAGHFVGARAIDEHIVEVADAAFRQALLGQAVEAERARLEEAARAETETGKEKKQERRSAIDRLIEYARADFELFHAPEGTTYLRASDGLCYRLASAQGRSLLARAFYAREGKGASSSAISEALPTLEAVARFDGPCHPVSVRVAREGDRIYLDLGDETARAAEIDAEGWRLRPIAELPVRFERPPGTRPLPEPVRGGDWNVLRELLNTDRAGFILATAWLVGTLAVLPAYPVLVLTGPQGSGKSTACRLLASLIDPRQAPLNAAPRELRDLAIYAQNAYVVVLDNVSSLPVWLSDGLCRLATGSGFRTRRLYTDSDEVVFEAVRPIVANGIPDFVRQADLADRTLPVRLALMPPERRRTAEEVEAAFREAAPGLLGLLLDAVSTGLRRKGEVEAKQLPRMADFAAFVLAAAEALPFTEEEFLEACGAGQAELAASLLEDSFAEALLSFAEAVETWEGMASELLEAMLQRGQHERPPRGWPKTAQSVGSTLARLEPVMLQVGVKLERVRAGKARTRLIRIQKVANQTSALSALSANGKNGSKQQNLADSAAPAGGQVADDLFNSCPPVVRHRSPEIGQNRPFSKGRTTADEADNLFEIFWDGAGAGVADRMETKEGDGDGWWDPFEDDEDEAPF
- a CDS encoding helix-turn-helix transcriptional regulator: MEARSDLRLLTVKEACRLLNVSRSLLWKARKRGELRAVYLGRAVRFRLSDLEAWLEQKAADTLQR
- a CDS encoding helix-turn-helix domain-containing protein, with protein sequence MAKRGPKRITKRALREALEAAGGIVSLAARRLGVDRRTVYYHLLRDRRLQEELETFRRLAVLMAEQVVFEALRKGDFEAARFVLRSLGARYGWSQRQSIALEHKAEMPSAVKIEVVRA
- a CDS encoding Zn-dependent hydrolase; translation: MKTPSGLPKQSRRDFLRTTLMATGALGMLGPASWADAAMEAGQSAPHINADRLLGHLEQLATFGRGPGGTNRVAYSEADRQARAQVIQWMQAAGLDVEIDAAANIVGRRPGREPDRPPLVIGSHIDTVPNGGNYDGTVGSLGAIEVAQTLHEQGIVLRHPLEVVIFQNEEGGLIGSRAWIGKLPPEELDHVSHSGKTIREGIRFLGGDPDRLDEVIRKPGDIAAYLELHIEQGPVLYEEQIDIGVVEGIVGIRWWRVTWEGTANHAGTTPMDRRRDALLAAARFIQAVNRIVTSEPGRQVGTVGQIEAYPGAPNVIPGRVVCSLELRDLDDAKIQRLYAAIEEEARAIAQESGVAVRFEPINVNKPAPTDPRVRDVIEAAAQDLGLSTKRMPSGAGHDAQDMAQLGPTGMIFIPSVDGISHSPKEYSRPEDIANGANVLLHALLRLDEAPWVR
- a CDS encoding phage integrase SAM-like domain-containing protein, with product MGVRIYLDRPGPDGRAPLRLALLRARRQCWLSLPVRVRPADWNRRRQRLRPSAPAAAEINARLEAIVARAEALLLTGQSLEAVRDRLKADLGLVPQEHRLLPLFDEWLAVKRLVLKSSSLQVLARVRKYLEAFAEDLTIERVDRAFLERFQAFLTTERGQSAATANRLAKYVRTFFLWLEERGLLEKAPKPLPLPEAKREIIFLTPEELRAFQEVDLSGLPEGYERARTIFLLACFTGLRASDLKAGMRPEAWDTIDMEAGVWHLREQKTGIFRRVPLVEPARRILRRRLEAGAPTPVPKLSEQKVNIYVKEIAERAGIVAPVRLGDGREVPKCQVLSLHAGRRTFVSLVAHTSGTAPLVGLTHADLDTLQKYLGAWDESRRRALEKAFRGL